One segment of Pseudomonas sp. FP2196 DNA contains the following:
- a CDS encoding UvrD-helicase domain-containing protein, giving the protein MANHLTLAVAGGRKTQGLVEHCKSLPIDRRVLVVTFTQTNQLELRHRLASQAGDLQNLEVMGWYTFLLRHFAKPFLPFILASERVGGFDFEGRPYFKAVGKARYMNRKNEVYASELGRLAFEVMQSSGGVLMHRLECLYDEILFDEVQDLSGYDWEIVHQLLLSKIDVRMVGDVRQSVLSTNPRGQKNKKYAYAAAIEWFRDRETSGLLRINYSSVTHRCRAEIATFSDSIFDASWGFPETTSENTVCTGHDGVFLVSRKHVDDYVARFQPQSLRHSISSGKEYSLDFLNFKVSKGATYERVLIVPTVNIESFLKKGIHLEATSAASFYVAVTRAKQSVAIIVDQPGDSTLPYWHP; this is encoded by the coding sequence ATGGCTAACCATTTGACCTTAGCCGTTGCCGGAGGAAGGAAAACTCAGGGGCTCGTGGAACACTGCAAATCTCTGCCAATTGACCGTCGAGTGTTAGTCGTCACCTTTACGCAAACCAACCAGCTGGAGCTCCGCCATCGACTCGCCTCCCAAGCCGGCGACTTGCAGAACTTAGAGGTGATGGGATGGTACACATTCCTACTTCGCCATTTCGCCAAGCCGTTCCTACCATTCATTTTAGCTAGCGAAAGGGTTGGCGGATTCGACTTTGAAGGAAGGCCCTACTTCAAAGCGGTCGGCAAGGCCAGGTATATGAATCGAAAAAACGAGGTCTATGCCTCCGAGTTGGGAAGGCTTGCTTTCGAAGTAATGCAGTCCAGTGGTGGTGTGCTCATGCACCGACTCGAGTGTCTCTATGACGAGATTCTCTTTGATGAGGTGCAGGATCTAAGTGGCTACGATTGGGAAATAGTCCACCAGCTACTTTTGTCCAAAATAGATGTTCGAATGGTGGGTGACGTCCGGCAGTCTGTTTTGTCCACCAACCCTCGTGGTCAGAAGAATAAAAAATATGCGTACGCCGCTGCGATTGAATGGTTCCGGGATCGCGAAACCTCGGGGTTATTGCGCATCAACTACTCGTCGGTCACGCACAGATGCAGAGCCGAAATCGCAACTTTCTCAGACTCAATATTTGATGCCTCGTGGGGGTTTCCGGAAACCACCTCTGAGAACACTGTCTGCACGGGACATGATGGTGTTTTCCTCGTCAGCAGGAAACATGTCGACGATTACGTTGCAAGGTTTCAACCCCAATCTCTGAGGCACTCCATCAGCTCCGGTAAGGAATACTCACTGGATTTCCTAAATTTTAAGGTGTCGAAAGGTGCGACCTATGAGCGTGTCCTCATCGTGCCTACGGTGAATATAGAAAGCTTCCTAAAAAAAGGAATTCATTTGGAAGCAACCTCTGCGGCATCTTTCTACGTCGCAGTAACGAGGGCCAAGCAAAGTGTGGCAATTATCGTTGATCAGCCCGGTGACTCGACGCTGCCTTATTGGCATCCATAA
- a CDS encoding Lrp/AsnC family transcriptional regulator, whose amino-acid sequence MPDIRPPALDEIDRQLIAALQINARESVAMLARQLGIARTTVTSRLARLEKAKVITGYGVRLGQRVVDGGLQAYVGIKVQPRSGKEVLRRLSAMAQVQQLCAVSGEFDYVAWLRTDSPEQLDQLLDQIGSVDGVEKTTTSIILSSKIDRGQPV is encoded by the coding sequence TTGCCAGACATCCGCCCGCCCGCGCTTGATGAAATCGACCGCCAGTTGATCGCCGCCCTGCAAATCAACGCCCGCGAAAGCGTGGCCATGCTCGCCCGGCAGTTGGGCATTGCGCGCACCACCGTGACGTCGCGGCTGGCGCGCTTGGAAAAGGCCAAGGTGATCACCGGTTATGGCGTGCGTTTGGGGCAACGTGTGGTGGATGGTGGGTTGCAGGCATATGTCGGGATCAAAGTGCAGCCGCGTTCCGGTAAAGAGGTGTTACGCCGGTTGAGTGCGATGGCGCAGGTGCAGCAGTTGTGCGCAGTGAGTGGCGAGTTTGATTATGTGGCGTGGTTGCGCACCGATTCGCCGGAGCAGCTGGATCAGTTGCTGGATCAGATCGGAAGTGTGGATGGGGTGGAGAAGACCACGACGTCGATCATCTTGAGTAGCAAGATTGATCGCGGGCAACCGGTTTGA
- a CDS encoding DUF3037 domain-containing protein, translated as MKYTCLYSIVRFAPFAETEEFANVGIVLSAPAIGRMEYKLARKNLKRVNHFFECSNLFAKAMEIAQNELDSIRLMTAGAQESQIVNHFRFMTEPKESMIRFSPMRSILVENLDATLATLFNRYIDRQGIGRERREEIMVREIRELFSQASIRSFRDDTLTGDLTKLHLPLVHRNKVVAAIKPLAFDQSEPSAILDHCDQWLMKFVRAEQEGIIQLQNVLIPVSTPAESESPRHRKAVHVAKESIEARGLQLVDFQATQKIADFAQRYA; from the coding sequence ATGAAATACACCTGTCTTTACAGCATTGTGCGCTTCGCGCCCTTTGCGGAAACCGAAGAGTTTGCCAATGTGGGCATCGTTCTCTCGGCACCTGCTATTGGCCGCATGGAGTACAAACTCGCTCGTAAAAATCTGAAACGGGTCAATCATTTCTTTGAGTGCAGCAACCTATTTGCGAAGGCTATGGAGATAGCCCAGAACGAACTGGACAGCATTCGCCTCATGACAGCAGGCGCTCAAGAATCGCAGATCGTTAACCACTTTCGATTCATGACGGAGCCGAAGGAGTCGATGATTCGCTTCAGCCCCATGCGATCAATACTTGTGGAAAACCTCGATGCGACCCTGGCTACGCTGTTCAACCGCTACATAGATCGCCAAGGCATAGGCCGCGAGCGGCGCGAAGAGATCATGGTTCGAGAGATTCGAGAATTGTTTTCACAAGCGTCTATTCGTAGTTTTCGCGATGACACCCTGACTGGCGATCTGACCAAACTTCATCTTCCCTTGGTACATCGCAATAAGGTCGTGGCGGCTATTAAACCCTTGGCTTTTGACCAGTCAGAGCCCAGCGCAATACTCGATCACTGCGATCAGTGGCTGATGAAATTCGTGAGAGCGGAGCAGGAAGGCATAATTCAGCTGCAAAACGTGCTTATCCCCGTGAGCACTCCTGCGGAGAGTGAATCCCCACGCCACCGCAAAGCGGTACACGTTGCCAAGGAAAGCATTGAGGCACGTGGTCTACAGCTGGTTGATTTCCAGGCAACACAGAAAATTGCCGACTTCGCACAGCGCTACGCTTAA
- a CDS encoding HipA family kinase produces the protein MAASNYIEAVEIIRRLEGGITRPFLCRANNDKHYVVKGLELPPAERIAELLCARLAAQFGLPIPEHGCIYVDPALLRYNPEARSDLGPGDSYALAYVADAADLLYSQAIQVPSSLQKAVFIFDYWVGNSDRQLGPFGGRPNLLMCSNNNQLQLIDHNQAFQWPLDASRFAESHVFGPENREWRLDLVDKVEYSQRMHDTAGRFRGLCSDIPEEWCESIGALGLETLLEEIERSLMLCQSDEFWSVLK, from the coding sequence ATGGCCGCCAGTAACTACATAGAAGCGGTGGAGATCATTCGTCGACTGGAAGGAGGAATCACACGCCCATTCCTGTGTCGTGCCAACAATGACAAGCACTATGTGGTCAAAGGCTTGGAACTACCGCCCGCCGAACGCATTGCCGAACTACTCTGCGCCCGTTTGGCTGCTCAGTTCGGCCTACCAATCCCAGAGCACGGCTGTATCTATGTCGATCCAGCCTTGTTGCGTTATAACCCGGAAGCTCGCAGTGATCTCGGACCAGGGGACAGTTATGCCCTTGCCTACGTCGCCGATGCTGCTGACCTTCTGTATTCACAAGCAATACAGGTTCCGAGCAGCCTTCAAAAAGCCGTCTTCATTTTTGATTACTGGGTCGGTAACAGTGATCGCCAGTTGGGGCCATTTGGTGGCCGTCCAAATCTGCTGATGTGCAGTAACAACAATCAGCTACAGCTGATCGATCACAACCAAGCATTCCAATGGCCACTGGATGCTTCAAGGTTTGCTGAAAGCCATGTGTTCGGCCCCGAAAATCGGGAATGGCGTTTGGATCTGGTCGACAAAGTTGAATACTCTCAGCGGATGCATGACACTGCGGGACGATTTCGTGGCCTATGCTCAGACATTCCCGAAGAGTGGTGTGAGTCCATCGGAGCACTCGGACTGGAAACGCTGCTTGAGGAAATTGAACGCAGCCTGATGCTTTGCCAATCGGACGAATTCTGGAGCGTCCTGAAATGA
- a CDS encoding pancortin-3: MIHDHEYSLLGGVNRALIGRYLTLLASAISGIAVFLLLSAEDLAKKYNLPVNLPPTALSLIGAGIVFALLYALFNKTVWKWRWAVKYLKVPDLSGEWHCTGTTLDIGGNPIRSWEADVYICQTWDKIRVRLKTHQSGSNSITAALVHDEADGYRLLYNYQNDPNPGEPELRGHVGSANLLFTKLLDSAQGDYFNGYGRPTYGRIELRRKNEHVN, encoded by the coding sequence ATGATTCACGATCATGAATACAGCCTATTGGGCGGGGTCAATCGAGCTTTGATTGGCCGGTATCTGACACTACTAGCAAGCGCGATTTCCGGCATTGCGGTTTTTTTGCTGCTATCAGCTGAAGATTTGGCTAAAAAGTATAATCTGCCTGTAAATCTTCCACCGACAGCCCTGTCGCTAATTGGAGCAGGTATCGTCTTTGCCTTGCTATACGCTTTATTCAATAAGACGGTTTGGAAATGGCGTTGGGCAGTCAAATATCTAAAAGTCCCTGACCTGTCGGGAGAGTGGCACTGCACTGGAACGACACTGGACATCGGAGGAAATCCGATTCGCAGCTGGGAAGCAGATGTATATATCTGCCAAACCTGGGACAAGATCAGAGTGCGTTTGAAGACTCACCAATCGGGCTCAAACAGTATCACTGCGGCTTTGGTTCACGATGAGGCTGACGGATACCGCCTTCTTTATAACTATCAAAATGATCCTAATCCCGGCGAGCCTGAGCTTCGAGGACACGTCGGCAGTGCAAATCTATTATTTACCAAGTTATTAGATAGCGCACAGGGTGACTATTTTAACGGTTACGGTCGGCCCACCTATGGGCGAATAGAGCTGAGGAGAAAGAATGAGCACGTCAATTAA
- a CDS encoding lipoprotein: MSTSINDRINRLRSRRSGLDRSSVIAMDAKDFIVNRSLTKEAWEHRVKDKPNTTFALGAMQEVDPTYTRISIETAERVSNQLSKRTSGSLEFELQGSVPLNVHIRGVSDVDLLAIEADFHTYDARGYMSTSGQYRSPTSRTSVGVLTARRGEISKALRDAFPAATIDTSGSKAIKLQGGSLARPVDVVPSHWHDTITYQASGQKHDRAVTILDSHKSTTIENWPFLHIKKVRERCETTGGGLRKSIRLCKNIKAELEAEGKPVTISSFDIASIMYHANMHSLSAGAYYELAILAETQRYLDYLWNNKEEARRLVVPDGSRFIFNTEDKFNGLLHLSVAMDSLLREVAKEQNYLLSLSDKPLLDASRVAVTNAIIF; the protein is encoded by the coding sequence ATGAGCACGTCAATTAATGATCGAATTAACCGTCTACGCTCTAGACGCTCAGGGCTAGATAGATCCTCTGTAATCGCAATGGATGCGAAGGATTTCATCGTAAACCGAAGCCTCACAAAAGAGGCGTGGGAACATAGGGTTAAAGACAAGCCGAATACAACTTTTGCTTTAGGAGCGATGCAGGAGGTAGATCCTACCTACACCCGCATCAGCATCGAAACCGCAGAACGGGTTAGCAACCAGTTGTCGAAGAGGACAAGCGGCAGTCTCGAATTCGAGCTACAGGGATCAGTACCACTGAATGTCCATATTCGAGGGGTCAGTGATGTTGATCTTTTAGCAATAGAAGCTGACTTTCATACCTATGATGCGCGTGGGTACATGAGTACATCGGGTCAGTACCGCTCACCGACCTCACGCACTTCAGTTGGGGTGTTAACCGCTCGCAGGGGCGAAATTAGTAAAGCTCTTCGTGATGCGTTTCCCGCTGCGACGATTGACACTTCTGGCTCTAAGGCCATCAAATTGCAAGGAGGGTCATTAGCACGTCCAGTAGACGTCGTGCCTTCCCACTGGCATGACACTATCACTTACCAAGCCTCTGGTCAGAAACATGACCGCGCTGTCACTATTCTAGATTCGCATAAAAGTACCACGATTGAAAACTGGCCTTTCCTGCACATCAAAAAGGTACGAGAACGATGTGAAACCACAGGTGGTGGACTCCGCAAATCAATAAGGTTATGTAAAAACATAAAGGCAGAGCTCGAGGCAGAGGGAAAACCTGTAACGATCTCAAGCTTTGATATTGCCTCAATAATGTACCATGCCAACATGCATAGCCTCTCCGCTGGTGCCTACTACGAATTAGCGATATTGGCCGAGACCCAAAGATATCTGGATTATTTGTGGAACAACAAGGAAGAAGCGAGGAGATTAGTAGTACCTGATGGCTCCCGTTTTATCTTTAATACCGAGGACAAGTTCAATGGCTTGCTGCATCTATCCGTAGCAATGGACAGTCTCCTCCGAGAGGTAGCCAAAGAGCAAAACTACCTTCTAAGCTTATCCGATAAACCTTTGCTGGATGCCAGCAGGGTAGCTGTAACCAACGCGATCATTTTTTAA
- a CDS encoding NAD(P)/FAD-dependent oxidoreductase: MNKNNRHPADGKKPITIFGPDFPFGFDDWIEHPAGLGSIPEHHHGAEVAIVGAGIAGLVAAYELMKLGLKPVVYEASKLGGRLRSQAFNGTDGIVAELGGMRFPVSSTAFYHYVDKLGLETKPFPNPLTPASGSTVIDLEGKTHYAQKLADLPALFQEVADAWADALEAGSQFADIQQAIRDRDVPRLKELWNTLVPLWDDRTFYDFVATSEAFAKLSFHHREVFGQVGFGTGGWDSDFPNSMLEIFRVVMTNCDDHQHLVVGGVEQVPQGIWRHVPERCVHWPQGTSLKSLHRGAPRSGVKKIAHAPDGRFAVTDNNGDTREYAAVLTTCQSWLLTTQIECDETLFSQKMWMALDRTRYMQSSKTFVMVDRPFWKDKDPETGRDLMSMTLTDRLTRGTYLFDNGDDKPGVICLSYSWMSDALKMLPHPVEKRVELALNALKKIYPKVDIAARIIGDPITVSWEADPHFLGAFKGALPGHYRYNQRMYAHFMQDDMPAEQRGIFIAGDDVSWTPAWVEGAVQTSLNAVWGIMKHFGGSTHKENPGPGDVFKDIGPIALPE, from the coding sequence ATGAACAAGAACAATCGCCATCCTGCAGACGGTAAGAAGCCAATCACCATTTTTGGCCCGGACTTCCCGTTCGGCTTCGACGACTGGATCGAACACCCGGCCGGTCTCGGCAGCATTCCTGAACATCATCATGGTGCCGAAGTGGCGATTGTCGGCGCAGGCATTGCCGGACTTGTCGCCGCCTACGAACTGATGAAGCTTGGCTTGAAACCGGTGGTGTACGAGGCTTCCAAACTCGGTGGTCGTCTACGTTCCCAGGCATTCAACGGCACAGACGGTATCGTCGCTGAACTCGGCGGCATGCGTTTCCCGGTATCGTCCACCGCGTTCTATCACTACGTCGACAAACTCGGACTCGAAACCAAGCCCTTCCCCAATCCGTTGACGCCGGCCTCCGGCAGCACCGTGATCGATCTGGAAGGCAAAACCCATTACGCACAGAAACTGGCGGATCTTCCTGCACTGTTTCAGGAAGTGGCTGATGCCTGGGCAGACGCACTGGAAGCTGGCTCGCAGTTCGCTGATATCCAGCAAGCCATCCGCGATCGCGATGTACCGCGCCTGAAAGAGCTGTGGAACACCCTCGTGCCGCTATGGGACGACCGCACGTTCTACGATTTCGTAGCCACCTCCGAAGCCTTCGCCAAGCTGTCGTTCCATCATCGCGAAGTGTTCGGCCAGGTGGGTTTCGGCACCGGCGGCTGGGACTCTGACTTCCCCAACTCAATGCTGGAAATCTTCCGCGTGGTGATGACCAACTGCGACGATCACCAGCACCTGGTGGTCGGCGGCGTGGAACAAGTGCCGCAAGGCATTTGGCGTCATGTGCCGGAACGCTGCGTGCATTGGCCGCAAGGCACCAGCCTGAAATCCCTGCACCGTGGCGCGCCGCGATCCGGGGTGAAGAAAATCGCCCACGCGCCAGATGGCCGCTTCGCGGTTACCGACAACAACGGTGACACCCGCGAGTACGCCGCGGTACTGACCACTTGCCAGAGCTGGCTGCTGACCACGCAGATCGAATGCGACGAAACCCTGTTCTCGCAAAAAATGTGGATGGCGCTGGACCGTACTCGCTACATGCAATCGTCGAAAACTTTCGTGATGGTCGACCGACCGTTCTGGAAGGACAAGGATCCGGAAACGGGCCGCGATCTGATGAGCATGACTCTCACCGATCGCCTGACCCGTGGCACCTATCTGTTCGACAACGGCGACGACAAGCCGGGCGTGATCTGCCTGTCGTACTCGTGGATGAGCGATGCGTTGAAGATGCTGCCGCACCCGGTGGAAAAACGCGTGGAACTGGCGTTGAACGCGTTGAAGAAGATCTACCCGAAAGTCGACATCGCCGCGCGCATTATTGGCGATCCGATCACCGTGTCGTGGGAAGCCGATCCGCACTTCCTCGGTGCGTTCAAGGGCGCCTTGCCCGGCCACTATCGCTACAACCAGCGGATGTACGCGCACTTCATGCAGGACGACATGCCCGCTGAGCAACGCGGGATTTTCATTGCCGGTGACGACGTGTCGTGGACGCCGGCGTGGGTTGAGGGCGCGGTGCAGACATCGCTCAACGCGGTGTGGGGGATCATGAAACATTTCGGCGGTTCTACACATAAAGAGAACCCGGGCCCGGGTGACGTGTTCAAAGACATCGGCCCTATCGCCCTGCCCGAGTAA
- a CDS encoding DUF3077 domain-containing protein, producing the protein MTDTKLPHPSDLTTIGLTPFLYCSNQPLFHVSAGVPIGDALSQASDLLFLVKAFAEDAAYDKKTDRHAWGAYFLASMSKAVIDDVVKVINHQSFTTRNRTQV; encoded by the coding sequence ATGACTGACACAAAACTGCCCCACCCTTCAGACCTGACAACAATCGGCCTCACCCCCTTCCTCTACTGCTCCAACCAACCTCTCTTCCACGTCAGCGCCGGCGTCCCGATTGGCGATGCTTTATCCCAAGCCTCCGACCTGCTGTTTCTAGTCAAAGCCTTCGCTGAAGACGCCGCCTACGACAAAAAAACCGACCGTCATGCCTGGGGCGCTTATTTTCTCGCGTCGATGAGCAAAGCGGTGATCGATGATGTGGTGAAGGTCATCAACCATCAAAGCTTTACGACACGGAATCGAACGCAGGTTTAG
- a CDS encoding carbon-nitrogen hydrolase family protein, giving the protein MRVALYQCPPLPLDPAANLHRLHQLAMEAKGADLLVLPEMFMTGYNIGAEAVSTLAEVYNGEWAQQIGRIAKAAGLAIVYGYPERSADGQIYNAVQLIDSHGERLCNYRKTHLFGDLDRSMFSPGEGEFPVVELNGWKLGFLICYDLEFPENTRRLALAGAELILVPTANMIPFDFVADVTVRSRAFENQCYVAYANYCGHEGDIHYCGQSSIAAPDGIRIAQAGLDEALIVGELDRQLMTDSRAANRYLSDRRPELYDALNKR; this is encoded by the coding sequence ATGCGTGTAGCCCTTTACCAATGTCCGCCGCTGCCTCTGGACCCTGCCGCCAACCTGCACCGCCTGCATCAGTTGGCGATGGAGGCCAAGGGCGCAGACCTGCTGGTGCTGCCGGAGATGTTCATGACCGGTTACAACATCGGTGCCGAGGCGGTCAGCACTTTGGCCGAGGTTTATAACGGTGAATGGGCGCAGCAGATCGGCCGGATCGCCAAGGCTGCCGGCCTGGCGATCGTCTACGGGTATCCCGAGCGCTCCGCTGACGGGCAGATCTACAACGCCGTGCAGTTGATCGATTCGCACGGGGAGCGCTTGTGCAATTACCGCAAGACGCATCTGTTCGGTGATCTGGATCGGTCGATGTTCAGCCCCGGTGAAGGTGAGTTTCCAGTTGTTGAACTGAACGGCTGGAAGCTCGGTTTCCTGATCTGCTACGACCTGGAATTCCCGGAAAACACCCGACGCCTGGCCCTGGCAGGCGCCGAGCTGATTCTGGTGCCGACGGCGAACATGATTCCCTTCGATTTCGTCGCAGACGTCACCGTTCGCTCGCGTGCCTTCGAAAACCAATGCTACGTGGCCTACGCCAATTACTGCGGGCATGAAGGGGACATCCACTATTGCGGGCAAAGCAGCATTGCTGCGCCGGACGGCATCCGTATTGCTCAGGCCGGACTGGACGAGGCCTTGATTGTCGGCGAACTGGATCGGCAGTTGATGACCGACTCCCGCGCAGCCAATCGCTACCTCAGCGACCGCCGACCCGAGCTTTACGACGCGCTGAACAAGCGCTAA
- a CDS encoding ATP-dependent endonuclease: MALITQIKIRGYRIYRDFTLRPNARLNILVGGNDAGKSTLIEAIALALNGRIGGRGVLEELNPYWFNTDMVEEFVALRKAGKKVALPEILIELYLDKRDDLQGLCGAINTDVPTNACPGVSLRIFPNEEYRDMLDEWLKSPTALLPVEYYTYEWRSFADQELTRRPRALSVAVIDSRTVRSTSGVDYHLRQILSDHLEPSEKASISLSYREVKASMTESALSDVNTRLALLEASLENEPMALAMDQSSRSSWEGSVTPHVDDVPFSMAGQGQQAAIKISLAMKRHSAKASIVMIEEPENHLSHTSLATLLSRIEALATDQQQLFISTHSTYVLNRLGLNSLLLLNRNTASKITELTPDTVRYFQRLPGYDTLRMVLAKKVVLVEGPSDEIIFERVFKDKYRITPMASGIDVISMRGLALARCLELCAAINKQVAVMRDNDGVEPVKLREPVEKWLDGTRRELFIGDVSDGKTLEPQLIHHNGEKRLRTILGITVAADLETWMIREKTEGALRIAESTDALIPPAYMEAAAKFIHG; encoded by the coding sequence GTGGTAATGACGCGGGAAAATCAACCCTGATAGAAGCTATCGCCCTAGCGCTCAACGGGCGGATCGGCGGACGAGGCGTGCTAGAAGAGTTGAACCCTTACTGGTTCAACACCGACATGGTCGAAGAATTCGTGGCTCTGAGGAAGGCAGGAAAGAAAGTCGCCCTCCCTGAAATTTTGATCGAGCTCTATTTGGATAAGCGAGACGATCTGCAAGGGCTCTGCGGGGCAATCAACACCGATGTTCCGACTAACGCCTGTCCCGGCGTCTCCCTGAGAATCTTCCCAAACGAAGAGTATCGAGACATGCTCGACGAGTGGCTCAAGTCTCCGACTGCGCTGCTGCCCGTCGAATATTACACCTATGAGTGGCGGAGCTTCGCTGACCAAGAGCTTACCAGACGTCCCCGAGCCCTCTCAGTCGCTGTCATTGACTCCCGCACAGTGAGATCCACCAGCGGAGTTGACTACCATCTGCGCCAGATCCTCAGTGATCATCTCGAACCAAGCGAAAAGGCGTCAATTTCGCTGAGCTACCGTGAGGTCAAAGCATCCATGACGGAGAGCGCTCTTTCAGACGTCAACACGCGCCTCGCATTGCTTGAAGCCTCCCTTGAGAATGAGCCTATGGCATTGGCCATGGATCAAAGCTCCAGATCGTCGTGGGAAGGCTCCGTGACCCCCCATGTAGATGATGTCCCATTTTCGATGGCGGGGCAGGGTCAGCAAGCAGCAATCAAAATATCGCTTGCGATGAAACGCCACTCAGCGAAGGCAAGCATAGTAATGATTGAGGAGCCGGAAAATCACCTCTCTCATACAAGCCTAGCTACGCTGTTGTCTCGCATTGAAGCATTGGCAACAGACCAGCAACAGCTTTTCATCTCAACTCATAGTACATATGTGCTGAACAGGCTTGGGCTTAATTCGTTGCTTCTTTTGAACCGCAACACGGCCTCCAAAATAACTGAACTGACGCCTGACACCGTTAGGTACTTTCAGCGATTACCAGGTTACGACACGCTAAGGATGGTTCTAGCCAAGAAAGTTGTGTTGGTAGAGGGGCCGTCCGACGAGATCATTTTCGAACGAGTTTTTAAGGATAAATATCGGATTACACCAATGGCGTCTGGCATTGACGTCATCAGCATGCGAGGACTTGCACTGGCTCGATGTTTGGAGCTTTGTGCCGCTATCAACAAACAGGTCGCTGTGATGCGCGACAACGACGGAGTAGAGCCAGTTAAGCTGAGAGAACCAGTGGAGAAATGGCTCGATGGCACTCGGCGAGAGTTATTTATCGGCGACGTTAGTGACGGTAAGACGCTCGAGCCTCAGCTGATTCATCATAATGGTGAAAAAAGGTTGCGAACGATTCTGGGTATTACTGTTGCAGCCGACCTTGAGACTTGGATGATACGAGAGAAGACCGAGGGGGCTTTGAGAATCGCTGAGTCCACTGATGCATTGATCCCTCCAGCGTATATGGAAGCCGCAGCGAAGTTTATCCATGGCTAA